One genomic region from Indicator indicator isolate 239-I01 chromosome 7, UM_Iind_1.1, whole genome shotgun sequence encodes:
- the ARL3 gene encoding ADP-ribosylation factor-like protein 3: protein MICGLLSILRKLKSTPDQEVRILLLGLDNAGKTTLLKQLASEDISHITPTQGFNIKSVQSQGFKLNVWDIGGQRKIRPYWRNYFENTDILIYVIDSADRKRFEETGQELAELLDEEKLSGVPVLIFANKQDLLTAAPASEIAEGLNLHTIRDRVWQIQSCSALSGEGVQDGMNWVCKNVSAKKK from the exons ATGATATGC GGTTTACTATCAATACTGCGTAAACTGAAAAGCACCCCAGACCAGGAGGTGAGAATCCTCCTCTTGGGACTGGATAATGCAGGCAAGACCACACTCCTGAAACAGCTGGCATCTGAGGATATCAGCCACATCACACCAACACAG GGCTTTAACATCAAAAGTGTCCAGTCTCAAGGCTTCAAGCTGAATGTATGGGACATAGGCGGACAGAGGAAGATCAGGCCGTACTGGAGGAACTATTTTGAAAACACTGATATCCTT atcTATGTCATTGACAGTGCAGATAGGAAGAGGTTTGAAGAAACAGGTCAG gagctggcagagctttTGGATGAGGAAAAGCTCAGTGGAGTCCCCGTGCTCATATTCGCTAACAAGCAGGATCTGCTGACGGCTGCCCCTGCTTCGGAGATTGCTGAGGGACTGAACCTGCACACAATCCGGGACAGAGTCTGGCAgatccagtcttgttcagcTCTCTCAGGAGAGGGAGTACAG GACGGCATGAATTGGGTGTGCAAAAATGTCAGTGctaagaagaaataa